The window TTAAAGCCTCAGATCCTGTGGCATACACTAATAACGCCTTAACTTTAGCGTCCGAAACTTCCATAACCCATTCTATTACCCAACCTAAATAGTCATTTGCCATTGCTCTGTCGGCGTCATTAGCCACTTCACCCCAGCCGGCAAGGGCTAAGTTTTGAGCGACTTCCTTGTTGGAAAACTTCCCTTGGACACGTTCCTGCATAGGTTCAATGATAAAGCGATTTGCCCACACAGGATGCAATTTAGAGAACCCGCAGAGCAAAGAATACATCGGCATAGCCCTGAATTTATAATCGTTTCTAAGTTCTTCTGTGAAAAACTTCTGAAGCATTTGCAAATTATTTTTAGTTATCTTTCCCTCTGGATCCAGTCCCGGAATGTCACACCCAAGAATAGCATACTTTTCTTCCAATGGGAGAATTTCAATCAGAGCTTCTTCCACAGAATTCGCTTCAGCAAAGTTTATAAAAGAAGCTATTTTCTGATCCTTTTTGTAATCCTCACCTAATAGAAAACCCAATTCTCTAGGTAATAGATCTTCATAAGTTTTTTCTACTATTTCCTGAGGCGCCCTGACTATCTTGTGAAAGAATTCACTGTTGAAAACTTGTCCAATGGGGAATTTTCCATCCATCCTGCAAATAAAGGCCAATAGTATGCCCACAGATGTGAATAGCTCTTTCTTTGACTCAGGGTGGGTTGACATAGGCCAGCCCTGTTCCAAGTACTTTGCAATAAATAAGGAAAATATTTTAGTTAGTAAATTTCTAGACAATCCCCCCATATCAGACCCGACACTATCTTCATAAATAACATTTAAATCAGTGTGTTCAGATGTGATATTTTTACCGATGAAAAGGAATATTTCCTCAAACTTTTCGTTTATATTTTTCTCGTTAACACTTATTTTCAGAGCCTTATAAGGTGCTGAGGGGCTGATTCTATAATTGTATATCCAATTCAAATCCTTCACGTTTCGCAGTATTGCTTCAGATATATACTCTATCTGATTTCCAATGACGTTGAGGGTCATTAAAGAGGGTATTAACCCAAGACCCTCAGGCAAAGATTCTAGTAGATTCACACTTAAGTCCAATCTCTCCAAAGTTTGTAGTTCTCTAATATTTTCAGGGATAGATTTGAGCTCGCAATTACTTAGATAAAGACTTTTTAAGGATTTTAGACTACACAATCCTTCAGGAAATAATTCAAAGTTATTATTTCCTAAATCAAAACTTACAAGTTTAGTTAAATCGCCCACCTCAGTAGGTAAGGATGAAAGATTATTTTCATACAATGAAAAGATAACTAATTGATTTAATAAGCCTATTTCATTGGGAAGCTTGTCTATTTGATTGTATTTCAAATAAAGTTCCCGAAGATTGCTCAGCTTTCCTATTTCAATTGGAATTGTCTTTATCTTATTTTTGCTCATCTCCAATTTTTCCAAACCGGTAAGAGCCGTGAGCTCTTTAGGCAGCTCCTCAAAGGCGTTTCCAAATAAATTCAGGATTTTAACCTTGTCTAACAGCTCTAAACCTGCCGGTAAGGATTTTAACTGATTGTATTGAAGAAATACTTTTTCTAATTTGGAAAGTTGACGGAACTCATCCGGAAGTCTTTCCAGCTTGTTGCTCATCAACCTAAGTCTTGTCAGATTCCTTAATTCTCCTAATTCTTTAGGGAGCGATGTAAGCTGATTATTTCCAATATTTAGCTTTTTGAGGGCTTGAAGTTTTCCTATTTCAGACGGCAATTCCTTTAGCCCACACCATTCCATCCATAGGATTTCCAAGTTGGAAAGCTTGAAAATTTCAACAGGAAAGTTGTTTAGGCTTGTTTGTGAAAGAATCAGTTCACTTAAGGAAGCTAAGTTCCCCATCTCAGGAGGGAGCAGAGAAAGCTCTTTATTTCCTAAAAGCGAAAGACTTTCAAGTTTATTTAGTTTACCCACCTCACTGGGAACATCCTTCAATAAATTATTTTCAAGAACGAGTTTTCTTAGATTTGTTAATCCTCCAATACCTGTAGGAACATAAGTCAGTTTGTTTTTTGAAAGATCTAACTCTTCCAATTCTGGAAGGTTTTCAATCTCATTTTTCAACGAGGATTCCAACTTAAAAAAAGCGAACACGTTACTTATTACATGCACAGCTCTATTGTAGTAAGTATTTGAGATTTCATTATTGCGAAGATTCAAACACTTTAAATTTTTTAGGCCGTAGACTTCCGTTGGAATACGCTGGAACTTATTGGTCGTTAAAATAAGCTTTGTTAAATGGGACAACCCCTCAAAGCTAGCAGGTAGCGAGGTCAGCTTATTCGATGCCAATTCCAAGGTCTTTAGCGTTGTTAAATGGCACAGCTCTGCAGGAAGTTCAGTTAACTTATTTAATGATAAATTGAGACTTTCCAAATGGCGTAAATTGCGAATTTCAGAAGGAATACTTTCAATATTGTTATTATATAAATCCAATACTCTTAGGTTTGGAAGAGTACATATCTCATGAGGAAATTCCCCTAAAGAATTATTGTTTAATATCACTTCCTGTAGCTTCTGAAGCTGACCCAAACCCTCCAAACCATTGGAAGAGGTGATGTTGCAATTCATAAGAGTCAAACTTTCCAGATTCGGAAAGCTTCTAAGAATGTCTTTGATACTTTCTGTACTTATACGTCTTACCGAAACGAAAGAAAAATATTTAAGATCTGTAGAAAATTCCCCGAAAGTAGCGTTCAAACCTTCTAATTTATCAAACCCTAGTCGCGTTAATGGAATTTTATAGCGGTTAATTGCTGCTACAACGACAGCATTAACAATTTGTTTCCTGGGTGTTTTGGCTAATAAACATTTAAGAATCGCAACAGCTTCCTCACCCTCTAAAGTGGGGAGGCCTAATTTTTTAATCAGTTTTTTGTCTGCTTGGTCAAGATCTTTATATTCTTCCAGGCAAAGAAGCTGCCTCTCTTGGTCATCGTTTAATTTCACAATATTTCCAAAAATATCCTTTTCACTTTCTTCAGTAAGACGGTCCACGATGGGATATAATATCTCCGGAAGTAGCAGATCATTGATCAAAGAGCTAACTTGGTTACCACTTGTTTGCGGTTCAGTTTTGAGAATATATTTTGCGTATTGGCTATTATGGGTTAATAATTTAATCAATTCGAGTTTTTTGGAAGCCTTGCATTCCAAATTAACATTTTGAAAGATGCTTTTTATTGTATTTAGTTGTTCTGAGTTAAATGACCTAGTGTAAGGTGTGGATACGAGTGATGAGTGTACAGGAAGTGATACGTCTACTTGTTTAGAAATCCCACTTATCCCACTCATAATTAACCTCTGTTAATTAATCGTTAGCTGTTCTTTATTATAAACTTAATAATTTTATTTTTATAAAGTTATTAAAATTATAAAAAAGCACCTACTCTATGGAATAAAAAATAGTGATCAGGTTAATGTGTTAATTTTGTGAAAATTCCTTCATAATCCTTAATAATTTAAACTGTCAGTATCTATCTGCAAGAGATGTGCCATAAATGCCTAAACCTGTCCTAGTATAGGAGTGCGACAATAAATCGCGTTTGCTTCGCAAAATAGAATTGTGGCCATGAACATTACATAACATCTCAATGTATTCACTTAATCTAACCTATAGCATCGCTCTAGGTAACCGAATGCCACTTCTTGCTGCCTAAGACGTATTTCATAAAGGGTTATCCGAAATACAAATCATTTTCAGCTGTTATTTGAAATTTACGGAAAGGGGATTGTTTATAACAAAATAAGAAAATTCTACTCCCGATTTCCATCTTGAATAAAAGCTAATAGGTAAGTAATCAATATCTGCTTCACAAATTCCTTCAAGAAAAAATATTAATGGATCTTTTTTTTGATAGATATCCCAGAAGATTTCCATTTCTTTTTTATAGATTGAAACTAGATCTAATACTTCGGAAGAGGTGGGATTTCCCATAAATGCTATTGGCTCGCATGGGCAATCTATAGGGGGTGTAGGCGAAATTACAGCGTAAACATCGGTGCGTAAAAAGAAATGTCCCCATTTTTGCTTTTGATGATTTTCAAAGGCTATTGAACTTTCTTCCCCAAAGCCTAGTAATACTCCTAATAATACCTGACTATGTTTGATAATTTTTTCAAGAGGTTGCTGGTTTTCTAGTTGTAAAATAAACGATTCATAATTGAAATCTTCTCCCAGAATGGACTTAAATAGGTTTGATTTTATTTTTAAACAATGTTTTAATGATTTTTTGTTTATGATAAACAAATCAATCACTGTGAAATGTTCATTAGTAGTTTCGTACCAATTACAAATGAAATTTTCTGAAAATTCTTTTGAATGAAAATTATTCTTTACAAAGTAATTAAAACCTTTTAACCAAAGTCTATCCTCTAATAACATGTTCGGACATTCAATTATCCCAACAGAAAGACTAACAGGTTTATTTGAAAAATAAAGAGTATAAGCTGCTTGATTCCATCTAAAGTTTGTTTTAACAAACTCCTTCATGTAAAAAATTTCTTCAGGAGAAATCTTCTCTAACATGTCATTTATCACACCTCCCCTTAGAGAGGTCGTGAAAAATATTAGAAATAAAAGTAATACTTTCATTTTTGGTGATTGTCAATATTTCTGCAAATCATAGCTTCCTGAACATTTTTACAACCACAAATTGAACATGTCCATACAAAAAATCCATTCAATTCATGAAGGGTTGTCCAGTTTCCTTGGTGCAGTACAATGATCCCGTTAGGAGTTGATTGAAGTGCATCTACTTTAAACCAATTATCTAAAATGGATAAATATATACCGTCTTCACATGCAATAATCTTTTGGATACTTGAGTCATTATATTCACTTTCAACTTCTGAAGAATGGACATTACCAAAAGAAAGGCAAATCATCAAAAAAAAGTAACTAAAAAAAATTCATATTTAGCCTTTTGTTAAAGTGATTTTTCGTCAAAAGATGGAGAAAGACGTTTTAAAATGCAATTAAAATAATTATTAACATTAGATGTGAAAGATTAAATTGCTTAAAGATTTAAATATTGGTTTAAGCTTTATAATGACCACAAAGCATGACATTATCAATACTGTTAAAAGAGATGTGGTCTTAAAACTGCCCTTAGACAATTTTTCATGACTATTTCCGCATAGAATTTTCTTAAATGTCTGAACCAGGAGTGAAGATAAATCATTTTTAGAATCCCTAACAATCCTTGACTGATATCTGTCAGCACTGTGAAAATACCAAGAGATAAAAGCTGAATCAGACCTCGAGCCTTTGCCATCGGCTAACAATTAAATTTATATATTTTTTTTGCATAGCGTCCGGTAAAAAACTACTTTTGATTATTTCATACCATTTATTTTGAGATGATTTATACTTTAAAAATTCATCTTCCAATACTTTTTCGGGTAGTTTTAACCTATCAATTCCAAAATATACAAAAAAAATCTCCTTCGTAAAATTACTTTTTTTACCTTTAAGTGGTAAGGCTAATTCCTCTACAGTCTTCATAGCAATCGTAGTGTTTATGAGATCGTAACCAGGGCTTAATTCGACCAAGTTATTTTTTCTTATCAAAGAAAAATTTTTCAAATGCATATCTTCGTTACCGACCAGAAAACTAAAAATCACAAGTCTAAATAGCTTTAATTTTTCTATGAGTGGAAATGTGCAATGCTTTTCTATAACTGAAGCTACTTTTTCCATGCTCGCTTCGTACTTGGTTTCTCTATCATACCCAAGAAGTTGAGAGAAGTCTTCAATTGCGATTTTTTTGTTGTTAGATCTATCAAATCTTTTAATAAAATAACTTAATGAGCCATCAATATTGTAAACCATACCATGAAGAGGAACGTCTATACCTACCGATTTGGCTAACCGCATGGTAAGGTCTTCATTTTGAGGTAGATCAGCGTATATTTGATGTGGCGGTTTAATGATGTATTTTCCACCATATTCTACAATTTCAAATTCTTCATTTTTAATATTAAGAATGACGCTAAGTTTAGGTTGTACGCCTTGGATTGATAGCTTTGAAGTTAATTGAGCCGCCATTTGAACAAGCTCAAGCGGTGTATAAGGGAGATCATTTAAATGCTTCAAAGATCTAGATAATAGTTTCAAGCCGCTGGGTGAATATTTTTGATCTCCACATAATTCATAGGTGATAGGGCATCGATTCATTTCAATGCCTCAATGGTTACATTTCCCACAACGTCTCCTCCGACAGCAATAAGCTGAGACATTAAGTCCTTTCGATCAATCTTTGTTTGTCTCAATAAGCCTTCCAACATTATCCCCTCAGGTAATAA is drawn from Parachlamydiales bacterium and contains these coding sequences:
- a CDS encoding leucine-rich repeat domain-containing protein, with protein sequence MSGISGISKQVDVSLPVHSSLVSTPYTRSFNSEQLNTIKSIFQNVNLECKASKKLELIKLLTHNSQYAKYILKTEPQTSGNQVSSLINDLLLPEILYPIVDRLTEESEKDIFGNIVKLNDDQERQLLCLEEYKDLDQADKKLIKKLGLPTLEGEEAVAILKCLLAKTPRKQIVNAVVVAAINRYKIPLTRLGFDKLEGLNATFGEFSTDLKYFSFVSVRRISTESIKDILRSFPNLESLTLMNCNITSSNGLEGLGQLQKLQEVILNNNSLGEFPHEICTLPNLRVLDLYNNNIESIPSEIRNLRHLESLNLSLNKLTELPAELCHLTTLKTLELASNKLTSLPASFEGLSHLTKLILTTNKFQRIPTEVYGLKNLKCLNLRNNEISNTYYNRAVHVISNVFAFFKLESSLKNEIENLPELEELDLSKNKLTYVPTGIGGLTNLRKLVLENNLLKDVPSEVGKLNKLESLSLLGNKELSLLPPEMGNLASLSELILSQTSLNNFPVEIFKLSNLEILWMEWCGLKELPSEIGKLQALKKLNIGNNQLTSLPKELGELRNLTRLRLMSNKLERLPDEFRQLSKLEKVFLQYNQLKSLPAGLELLDKVKILNLFGNAFEELPKELTALTGLEKLEMSKNKIKTIPIEIGKLSNLRELYLKYNQIDKLPNEIGLLNQLVIFSLYENNLSSLPTEVGDLTKLVSFDLGNNNFELFPEGLCSLKSLKSLYLSNCELKSIPENIRELQTLERLDLSVNLLESLPEGLGLIPSLMTLNVIGNQIEYISEAILRNVKDLNWIYNYRISPSAPYKALKISVNEKNINEKFEEIFLFIGKNITSEHTDLNVIYEDSVGSDMGGLSRNLLTKIFSLFIAKYLEQGWPMSTHPESKKELFTSVGILLAFICRMDGKFPIGQVFNSEFFHKIVRAPQEIVEKTYEDLLPRELGFLLGEDYKKDQKIASFINFAEANSVEEALIEILPLEEKYAILGCDIPGLDPEGKITKNNLQMLQKFFTEELRNDYKFRAMPMYSLLCGFSKLHPVWANRFIIEPMQERVQGKFSNKEVAQNLALAGWGEVANDADRAMANDYLGWVIEWVMEVSDAKVKALLVYATGSEALSYNENGELKKIVIVLKPFEESSGAHTCSNQLELPKMLNKNEVYNELEVMIKIGGFSMS
- a CDS encoding HipA domain-containing protein; this encodes MNRCPITYELCGDQKYSPSGLKLLSRSLKHLNDLPYTPLELVQMAAQLTSKLSIQGVQPKLSVILNIKNEEFEIVEYGGKYIIKPPHQIYADLPQNEDLTMRLAKSVGIDVPLHGMVYNIDGSLSYFIKRFDRSNNKKIAIEDFSQLLGYDRETKYEASMEKVASVIEKHCTFPLIEKLKLFRLVIFSFLVGNEDMHLKNFSLIRKNNLVELSPGYDLINTTIAMKTVEELALPLKGKKSNFTKEIFFVYFGIDRLKLPEKVLEDEFLKYKSSQNKWYEIIKSSFLPDAMQKKYINLIVSRWQRLEV